A window of the Radiobacillus deserti genome harbors these coding sequences:
- a CDS encoding stage V sporulation protein AE — MSNRKQVIVITDGDEYARKTLDYLAPKFGGTCLSHLSDNPTKASSQEVIKAVKSAPSEPVFVLVDDAGWHGVGAGEHILIDLDKDPDIDIIGAIAVASHTKNLEWTRFTFAIDNEGNLTANGVDKEGIPVADVGRVNGDTVYALDQLNLPIVVAIGDIGKMYGRDAVENGSPITRQAIEMILERGGKK; from the coding sequence ATGAGCAACAGGAAGCAAGTAATCGTCATAACAGATGGGGATGAATATGCAAGAAAAACATTGGATTACTTGGCCCCTAAGTTCGGTGGGACTTGTCTGTCTCATTTATCAGATAACCCAACAAAAGCAAGCTCTCAAGAGGTAATCAAAGCAGTAAAATCTGCACCATCTGAGCCGGTATTTGTCTTAGTAGACGATGCAGGGTGGCATGGGGTTGGTGCCGGAGAACATATCTTAATTGATTTGGATAAGGACCCTGATATTGACATTATCGGTGCAATCGCCGTCGCCTCACACACGAAAAATTTAGAATGGACAAGATTTACCTTTGCGATTGATAACGAAGGAAATCTTACAGCAAATGGGGTAGATAAAGAAGGAATACCAGTCGCAGATGTTGGGCGAGTGAATGGAGACACTGTGTATGCGTTAGATCAATTGAACCTTCCTATTGTCGTTGCAATTGGGGATATTGGGAAAATGTATGGTAGAGATGCCGTAGAAAATGGATCTCCGATTACAAGACAAGCAATTGAGATGATCCTAGAAAGGGGAGGAAAGAAATGA
- a CDS encoding spore germination protein, with translation MNSDTKTAISAKIKNNKTFMENRVGLGTSFDLGVRDFTLLKKHINLYYVTGLCETPIIVQLMKKILEINESDRGANKVGELIQNRLIHQQVTKVETMDEVVDQLLSGLIVILIDGEEFGYIIDVRSYPGRTPEEPDTEKVIRGSRDGYTENIIENTALTRRRVRDERLRHELIKVGERSKTDICIAYLDDVADQGLIKLIKNEMKQIEIDGLTMADKTIEEFLVNQGFNPFPLVRYTERPDVAANHLLEGHVLIMVDTSPSLIITPTTYFHHVQHAEEYRQSPGVGTFIRWIRFAGIFASVFLLPFWLLLAMEPSLLPKGLSFIGPTEQGNIPIVVQIILADIGLEFMRMAAIHTPTPLATAMGLIAAVLIGQIAIDVGLFSAEVILYVAISAIGTFATPSYELSVANKMSRVILLIITAMFGVKGFAIGFTLYILLLAHIKSLKTPYLWPFLPFNGKALLQILIRVSVPMSKDRPSIVHPRNNYRQPKKV, from the coding sequence ATGAATTCAGATACGAAAACCGCAATATCGGCAAAAATAAAAAATAATAAAACATTTATGGAAAACCGTGTTGGGTTGGGAACTTCATTTGACCTAGGAGTTCGCGATTTTACGCTTCTTAAAAAACATATTAATTTATATTATGTAACGGGTTTATGTGAAACACCGATTATAGTGCAATTAATGAAAAAAATCTTGGAGATTAATGAATCAGATCGAGGCGCGAACAAGGTAGGGGAATTGATTCAGAATCGTTTAATTCATCAGCAAGTAACGAAAGTAGAAACAATGGATGAAGTCGTGGACCAATTGTTGTCCGGTTTAATTGTGATTCTTATAGATGGAGAAGAGTTTGGCTATATTATCGACGTTCGAAGTTACCCTGGTCGAACTCCTGAAGAACCTGATACAGAAAAGGTAATTAGAGGTTCCAGAGACGGTTATACAGAGAATATCATAGAGAATACGGCCTTAACAAGACGGAGAGTAAGGGACGAACGACTACGTCATGAATTGATTAAAGTAGGTGAAAGGTCTAAAACGGATATTTGTATCGCATATTTGGATGATGTTGCCGACCAAGGGTTAATAAAGTTGATTAAGAATGAAATGAAACAGATTGAGATAGATGGATTAACGATGGCAGACAAGACGATAGAAGAATTTCTTGTAAACCAAGGCTTTAATCCATTTCCGCTTGTACGATACACGGAACGACCAGATGTTGCTGCCAATCATTTATTAGAGGGACACGTACTTATCATGGTCGATACGTCACCGAGCTTAATCATTACACCTACCACGTATTTTCACCATGTCCAACATGCAGAGGAATATCGACAATCTCCAGGAGTAGGTACCTTTATTCGTTGGATACGATTTGCTGGCATATTTGCTTCCGTATTCTTACTTCCGTTTTGGTTATTACTGGCAATGGAGCCTTCTTTATTGCCAAAAGGTTTGTCCTTCATTGGACCGACTGAACAAGGGAACATTCCAATTGTTGTCCAAATCATTCTAGCAGATATTGGATTAGAATTTATGAGAATGGCTGCTATTCATACCCCAACACCTTTAGCTACTGCAATGGGGTTAATTGCCGCAGTACTAATTGGGCAGATTGCAATTGATGTGGGACTGTTTTCTGCCGAAGTTATCTTATACGTAGCGATAAGTGCAATTGGGACATTTGCAACACCAAGTTATGAGTTAAGTGTAGCCAACAAGATGTCGCGAGTTATATTGCTAATTATAACCGCGATGTTTGGCGTTAAAGGGTTTGCAATTGGTTTTACGCTATATATTTTGTTGTTAGCGCATATTAAATCATTAAAAACCCCATATTTATGGCCATTTCTACCCTTTAATGGAAAGGCATTGCTTCAAATTTTAATCCGTGTTTCCGTTCCCATGTCCAAGGATAGACCGAGTATCGTTCATCCACGCAATAACTATCGTCAACCGAAAAAGGTTTAA
- a CDS encoding stage V sporulation protein AB codes for MLLLVAAEILIGFASGLIVGTGFVGFLTVLGIIPRLVQLSKTHNYMKIIELSVIFGALFGVYLAFTDIHFQASKPVIVIWGSLHGIFIGMLAAALTEVLNVFPLLAKRIGMEIHILWFLMAIVFGKIFGSIFQWVLFVKY; via the coding sequence ATGCTACTTCTCGTCGCCGCTGAAATTCTTATCGGTTTTGCATCTGGTCTAATTGTTGGTACAGGCTTTGTTGGATTTTTAACTGTTTTAGGGATTATCCCTCGGTTAGTGCAATTGAGTAAAACACACAACTATATGAAAATAATCGAACTGAGTGTTATTTTTGGAGCGCTATTTGGCGTTTATTTAGCGTTTACGGACATCCATTTCCAAGCATCAAAGCCAGTTATTGTGATATGGGGCTCCTTGCACGGCATTTTTATAGGAATGCTTGCCGCTGCTTTAACGGAGGTATTAAATGTTTTTCCACTTTTAGCTAAAAGAATCGGGATGGAAATACATATTTTATGGTTTTTAATGGCCATAGTGTTTGGGAAAATTTTCGGATCTATTTTTCAATGGGTACTATTTGTGAAATATTAA
- a CDS encoding stage V sporulation protein AA has product MDIVYIRMKKKLEVTPNKQLQMKDIAFISASSNLKRRVENTFLDVTIHKQDPVKVLDGFSIIEKLNQRYPEQDLQLIGPSQTILYLKKRTKAPSIVLVSLIWLLLFVGSAMAIMNFHYDVSMQEVQQKLHFLLTGKEVHHPLWLQIPYSIGLGVGMILFFNHLFKKRFNEEPSPLEVEMFKYQQDLDQYVSHYENEINTKDATSRRR; this is encoded by the coding sequence TTGGACATTGTCTATATCAGAATGAAAAAGAAGCTAGAAGTTACCCCTAATAAACAGTTACAAATGAAAGATATTGCTTTCATATCAGCAAGTTCAAACCTTAAAAGAAGAGTTGAAAATACATTTTTGGACGTTACGATTCATAAGCAAGATCCTGTAAAAGTACTGGATGGATTCTCGATTATAGAGAAGTTAAATCAGCGGTATCCAGAGCAGGATCTCCAATTAATTGGACCTTCCCAAACGATTTTATACTTAAAAAAACGAACAAAGGCTCCATCCATCGTGTTAGTTTCTCTCATTTGGCTATTACTATTTGTTGGCTCAGCGATGGCGATTATGAATTTTCATTATGATGTAAGTATGCAGGAGGTTCAACAGAAGCTCCATTTTTTGTTGACAGGGAAAGAGGTACATCATCCCTTATGGCTTCAAATTCCATATTCAATCGGACTTGGGGTAGGCATGATTTTGTTTTTTAATCACTTGTTTAAGAAGCGGTTTAATGAAGAGCCAAGTCCACTAGAAGTCGAAATGTTTAAATACCAACAAGATTTAGACCAGTATGTTAGTCACTATGAGAATGAGATAAATACAAAAGATGCTACTTCTCGTCGCCGCTGA